GGTGATATTCAGTTCTCTCCTTGCCTCAGCCCTGGCGGTGCCATCATTTCATACATTATCAAGCTGGGGAAGCCTAAGTGAATTTACAGGAATATTCTGAAGGTGATCAAAGGCTGTGGTCTGCATGTAAGGATACTCTGCAGCCCTCGGCAAAAAACCTGGTCTCATTTTCCTTGAGGTCTTTCTGTGCTCATGATTAAAAGTGTAAAGGAACAAGCAAGAACATACACCCTGCTTTACATGCATCAGCCTgtcagcagcaggacagcacgtgctctgcacagagcctgcagcagaaGCCTCTGAACTGCCAACTCACCTGACTTCCTCACCAGCAAAGTCGAACACTTTGGTGATTGTGACTTTTCCTGAATCTTTTGGCTTCTCAGACTCTTTTGGTTTCCCCTGAAGCTTGTTCACACtcttcacttctccagcctgtggAATATatgaaggagaaagcaaaacaatgcaTTTCTACACTCAAGCCAAATTCCACTTCTGAATGGCCAAGAACCCAACACAAACTTCAGGTATTGCTGTAATTTAGTCTGGTTGGTCAAAGCACATAACCCCCCCATCTCATTCTCAACTTCTCATTATAAGTCACAGCTCAGAGCcgaaacaagaaaataaactaattaAATATAGGAACTACCAAGGAAATAGTGCTGTGGTTCAGAGAGCAAGGAAAAGCCTGAAGTCTGTTTTCTCAAATCAAGCACAGccaaagcaataaaaaaggGTGGattaaacagaaatatatatatttttgcccAGGAATACATAAAAACACAATCCATCAGCAGCAAAATATGGCTTATCTTTGTACAGAACTGGCAAGACACTAAGTTATTTGTGAATAATGGGTCTTAATTTGAGAGGGAAACAGTTTTCTTAAGCTATCTGTTAACAATGTCTACTTACCCAGGAGCAACGACACTGCAGTTACTACGATTTTTAACAGCATACACAAATCTCAGATCCCATTCCACAATCAAAGCAAAAACTTCAATTCTTGCTCAAAACCAACCCCATGCTACAGAGCCCTTCAAAAAACACCCCCAACTTTAAAAGTTGCCAAGAAGAGCTGAGGAACTGCATCCCCATAAGTCGCTCCAGACTACAGAAGAACTTTTAAAGACAATCACATTCTAGCAACCTGTGTTGCCCAGAAGACaactttccttctctccttctctctgaTCTACCTACAACCGCTCAGCTGTTTGCCCAGTAAGATCTGAGGTGGAGAGAAGCACGAGGCTTCAGATGAAAGGATGCTCCTTCtaaaagctgaaagcaaagaTCACACAGTTATATTCATCCTCCAGCTTTCCAGTTGTAGAGAGAAGCAAAGAGAATTGCAGCCATATGTCACCAGTTCAAGAGTCAAGACTTCTGTTACAAAAGATTCTTCTGGTTGAGtcgttggaaaaaaaaacctaattcCAGCAAGAGAGGAATAACTGTGGCACCTCTCTGCTGTTTCCACACTTACACACGCAGACTCCATATTATTAGAGCAGTGACAGTGGCCCAAGAAGCCTTACAGAAAAGTTGTGCCCATGAGTGTAACTCAGCCCAAGCCTCATTTCTATGCATTTCACAAGGCAAATCCAAGACCAGGAAGAGACATTGCCAGCTGTTGATGGGACACCACAGGACACTGAGAAGCAGCTCCAGGAATCAGCCCTGCCAGACTGCAGACCTCCCCAGTGGGAAGGCAGTCAGCTGCCTGACCCATAGAGGGGCTCCAGGCTTACAGAATGGATGGGGAACAAGTGAATGTAGCCCTTCCATAGCTGTGCTGCATCTGCCACCCACACATTCCAGCTTCAGCCACCCGGTACCTTGTCAGCATGTGTTGCCTGTGTGGCCGCTGCTTTGGGCTTCTGTCCCACGTCGCTGAGGAAGCTGGCCCAAAGCgcatcctctttctttttttcttcttcttcccgGTCTTTTTCGGACTGCTTTAAGTCATCCtcctcatcttcattttcctgagcttttccttcctctttctcatcGACCTCAAGCACGAGgcctctcctcttcttcttcttcctgcaAGCAGGCAGCAAGAAAACACGCAGAGATGTCAAAGGAACAGAGCTGACAGGTGAATGTGGTGCAGTGCCTCAGCGCTTCCTCCCCCAACTCCCCGCCGCTGAGGGcttcaggcacagcacagctcaggccGGGGCTCTCGGCCTCTTAAACGCCGACTGCAAGCCACGAAGCACAGGGAAATGGGGCGCTCCCTCAGGCGGGCTCCCTACCTGCGGGTGGCCTGCCGGGGGCTGTTCCTGCTGCGGGTGGGCCTCGGACcggccgcctcctcctcctcttccctcagcagctcacTCTCGTCCTCCTCGCTGTACTCCGCACCTGCAAGCACAGCCGCTGAGCCCCGCgccctccagccccagccccagtccCGCCGCATCCCCCCGGGCCGCCTCGCTCACCCGAGGGCACGTAATCCTCGTCTTCGGCCGAGCTGTAGCCGTCCCCCGCCTCCTCCTCACAGCCCGACATACCGCCGCCTCTCGCACGCGCGGCCGCCACCGCCACCAGAGCGTCGCCTCCGCCGGCCCAGAGCGCCCCCTACCGGAGAGGACCAACACCCGCGCCGTTAGCCGAGGGGGAAGCAACGACGAGAAGGCGGTGTCGTAGCTAGAGCGTCTCACTGCCGCCTGCCCACTTCCGCACCGCTCCCGGCACGCTTTGCGGCCGGCAGCCGTTCCCATGGTAGCCTGCTGCTGGTTGGCGGGTGGAACCGCCTGTCAGCGAGCGGCGCTTGCTATTGGTTGAAGCGGCGGGGGTCGGGCCGGCAGGCAGTCGAGGGGATGGAGGGCAGCGAGGCGGGCGGTGGGGGTCTGCTGCAGCAGATCCTCAGCCTCCGCCTGGTGCCCCGTGTCGGCAACGGCACCACCTATTCCAGCCCGCTTTCCACCTTCCCAGGTACGGCCTCTTCGCCCCGAGCCCCGTCTGCCCTTCCTGGGGCCCTCTCGGAGGGTTCCGGGCCCGGGCCGGCCCTGACCGCCGCTCTCCCCGCAGAGATGTGGTACGGCGTCTTCCTGTGGGCCCTCGTCTCCTCGCTCTCCTTCCACGTCCCCGCCGCCCTGCTCGCTCTCTTCACCCTCCGGCACCACAAGTACGGCAGGTTTATGTCCGTCAGCCTCCTGCTGATGGGCATCGTGGGACCCATCACCGCCGGCATCCTGACAAGTAGGAGGCGGCTGGGGGGGATATTTGGGCGGGCAGCTCTTGGGGAGCGGGGCAAGTCGGGGTGTCTGCCGCGAGGCCCCAGCAGAGCTTTCCCAATAGTTGGCTCAGTGGGTGTGTAGGCTGGATggatgggctgaggccaattgtACGAGCCTCAGCAGGACTGAGTGTTGCGctctgcactttggtcacaatgTCCCCAGGCATTTCTGCAGggttggggcagagtggctagaaagctgcacagagggAAAAGGTCTGGGGGTGTGAGCTGACAGCTGCTGAACTGAGCCAGCGGTGTCCCAGGTGGGCACAGAGCCCAGCGGCATCCTGGTTtgtggcagcagtgcaggcagcaggaggggatTGTCTCTATATGGCACTGCTGGGGGCACgcctcagtgctgtgtttggcGCTGGGCCTCTCaatgcaagaaagacatggaggcctTGGAGCGTGTCCAGGGAAGGGagcggagctgtgaggggtctgagCACAGCGCTGTGGGAACGGCTGAGGGAATGGGATgggtcagtgtggagaagaggagctcaggggagagCTCATGGCTCTACAGCCcctgacaggaggttgtggGGAGGGGGGTCAATCTCTGcttccaggtaacagcaatagggtGAGAGGtggtggcctcaagttgtgccagaggaagttcaggttggatattaggaacagtTCCTTCTCCAAaggagtgatgaggcactggtacagctgcacagggaggtggtgttcctggaggtgttcaagaaccgtggagtTATGGCACTGAGAGACACAGTCAGTGAGCATGGTGAGGCTGggggaggttggactagatgatcttagtgttcttttccaacctttataattctgtgatctgtGTTGTGATCTGCATGTGTTGCTTCCAGGCTGAGGTTTCTTGTGGGTCTGCCTCCACCCACTTGTCTGCAGAGCCTTCTCCCACGGAGCCCTGTGTTCCCTCTGGTTAAATCACTCCCTTTGTTCCTGTAGTGCAGCAGTACAGCTCTCGTTGCCATCACACAgtaatatttctgcttttcctcttctccacagGTGCAGCTATTGCTGGAGtttacagagctgctgggaaaaaaatgattccCTTTGAAGCCCTCATTTTTGGAGTGGGTCAGACATTCTGTGTGGTGGTTGTTTCATTCCTACGGATTTTAGCCACTCTCTAGCTTTCCTTCAGATGCTGGTGATTGAAAATGGAAGGGAACCAAAGCATCTGCAGCATGCCTGGTGTCTGTGAAGCCAGTAATGAGGGAGCACAACTTGGATGGTGCCTTGGCGCGTGTTTCCTCCCCAGTACAAAGCTGCATGaaggctgctcctgcctcaggCTGGCGGCAGGGCTCCCTGACTGTGATAGGCAGGATTCTCATTGCAGAGCCTACCCAAAGGGCTGCATGCCACAGGCATGGTGGACAGCATCCTTTCTGTAACTTATCTTGCTTATATACCAATCATGACATCCAGGTTCAttctcctccagcactgctgaagctgTGTCACCAGCCCTGAGTGAGCACTAGCATCTAGGCTCTGGTGCTGGCTGCTTGCTGACCACAGCACGCCACTAAATGGGGCTGCAGTCTGCTTCAGAAATTGAGATGAAAATCATTAATTTCGTTACGTTTTTGTAACGCTAAGTGCCAAGTGAAACTTTGTTGTCCTGGAGGATAGGAAGAGGGCTCTGGCAGAGACTTACCGACCTCTTGCAGGTGACAAATTGTAGCAAGAGAGTAACTGAACTGCTGGGGGGTGAGATCGTGGCTGCAGGCGGTGTGGTGTGTTCAGAGCTCACCTAAGTCTGTGacctcttctgctttgcagtgaGCCCAAATCTCTTTTAAtgtgattctttctttttctttttttcttttaatgagaaaattcctttattgttttcttttctggccCCGTCTTCCTCATGGCAGGTCATGGTCATAGTGAGACTGGggagcagcaaaaggaaaaaccaTTTTAAATGGGTGAAAGTGCAAAATTGTGGCTGAGAGCTGTGATTATGAGCACTGAGGCATGGGAAATCATCAGCATAAAAATGATTGTGGTCTTTATGAATTTCATTGCAGTGAAACTCTTCCGAAGCTGTACCTCCTGCACAGGAGCTGCaccctgctgctcacagcagagctTCTGGGGTGCATGAGTGTGTGCATTTGCTTTGAAGGAGACCCGTGGTGTTGAACTCCTCACTCTCCTTTTACTTGTTGAACGTAGGTGTGTGACTGAGCATCTTTGCAGGTACGCAGACACCATAGTTGGCATATGTAGAACTCAGCACTCTGCCTTGGTGACCATGTGAGTGAGAACCTGCTGGCTTTTGGGGACATATAGGCAATGTGTTGTGTTTTAAacacccagcccatggcaccTGAGAGACTCCCACCTCtgtcagcactgagctgtgcaaaAATAACCCCAGACCAACTCCTTCTGGCCGTGCTACCGTCTCTCCTAATGCGTTCATTTGGTTTAAATGATATTTAACTAATTCTGAGCTCTGCCCTCTCTTCCAGAGGTGTGCTGTGCAGTCAGGGCTCTCAGGTCTGCTTtctgggctgggtgctgggtCCCACAGGGAAGCTGGCGCTGAATGCTGAGGATTTGGCTGGGTGACACGGCATGTCTATTAGCAGCTGACAGTCCTCTAGAGGAAGGCACCATCTGTGTCCAGCCTCCAGGCCATGCTTCCCACCTGTGTGGTGACAGAAATCCTTTGCTTTCCAGACCAGCTTACCTCTTGTATCAAATTTCTGTAAGGCCACAAACATGGTGGCCCCTGTCCTGAAACAACCCCGATCAAGGTC
The sequence above is drawn from the Gallus gallus isolate bGalGal1 chromosome 11, bGalGal1.mat.broiler.GRCg7b, whole genome shotgun sequence genome and encodes:
- the TMEM170A gene encoding transmembrane protein 170A, with translation MEGSEAGGGGLLQQILSLRLVPRVGNGTTYSSPLSTFPEMWYGVFLWALVSSLSFHVPAALLALFTLRHHKYGRFMSVSLLLMGIVGPITAGILTSAAIAGVYRAAGKKMIPFEALIFGVGQTFCVVVVSFLRILATL
- the CFDP1 gene encoding craniofacial development protein 1, encoding MSGCEEEAGDGYSSAEDEDYVPSGAEYSEEDESELLREEEEEAAGPRPTRSRNSPRQATRRKKKKRRGLVLEVDEKEEGKAQENEDEEDDLKQSEKDREEEEKKKEDALWASFLSDVGQKPKAAATQATHADKAGEVKSVNKLQGKPKESEKPKDSGKVTITKVFDFAGEEVRVTKEVDSSSKEAKSFLKQQEKWQSSAPGSLPTVSGVKRPSGISSLLGKIGSKKQKMSTLEKSKLDWENFKEEEGIVEELAIHNRGKDGYIERKAFLERVDHRQFEIERDIRLSRMKP